In Edaphobacter paludis, a single window of DNA contains:
- a CDS encoding ABC transporter permease has protein sequence MKPALWNPIRRILLTLPVIWVVVSVVFLLIHLVPGDPIAQMLGEGANTADIAALRHAYGFDAPLSQQYAHYWHGILRGDLGQSLRLHDSVTHLVLQRYPYTLALTLAALLIGIAVSVPSGILSALHRNRWQDRTLGVVSLVGLSFPNFALGPILILVFSIYFGWLPVSTAGTGGVGDFLVHLILPAITLGLGLAAILTRMVRTAMLEELGQDYIRTARAKGLSEHAVVYRHALRNALIPVLTVIGLQFGSLLSGAIVTETIFSWPGIGRLTLSAISNRDYALVQGCILAVGLTYVAINLLTDVAYTIANPRMRSQ, from the coding sequence ATGAAGCCAGCGCTGTGGAATCCGATTCGCCGCATTCTGCTTACGCTTCCCGTCATTTGGGTGGTTGTCTCGGTTGTCTTCCTGCTGATCCATCTTGTCCCGGGCGACCCCATTGCGCAGATGCTGGGAGAAGGTGCGAACACCGCTGACATCGCTGCGCTGCGCCACGCCTATGGCTTTGACGCTCCGCTCAGCCAGCAGTATGCCCACTATTGGCATGGAATCCTGCGCGGTGACCTTGGCCAGTCGCTGCGTCTCCACGACTCGGTTACGCATCTTGTGCTTCAGCGCTATCCCTACACGCTTGCGCTTACCCTGGCTGCGCTGCTCATTGGAATTGCTGTCTCTGTTCCTTCGGGTATTCTTTCGGCGCTGCATCGTAATCGCTGGCAGGACCGTACCCTAGGCGTCGTCTCGCTGGTTGGGCTTTCGTTTCCCAACTTCGCGCTGGGCCCTATTCTCATCCTCGTCTTCTCGATCTATTTTGGATGGCTTCCGGTCTCGACTGCAGGGACTGGAGGTGTGGGCGACTTTCTCGTGCATCTGATTCTGCCGGCGATCACACTTGGGCTCGGCCTTGCCGCCATCCTCACGCGCATGGTGCGCACCGCGATGCTTGAAGAGCTGGGGCAGGACTACATCCGCACCGCTCGCGCCAAGGGACTCAGCGAGCACGCTGTCGTCTACCGTCACGCGCTGCGGAACGCGCTGATTCCCGTGCTCACGGTGATCGGGCTGCAATTCGGTTCGCTGCTGTCGGGAGCTATCGTCACGGAGACGATCTTCAGTTGGCCGGGCATAGGCCGCCTCACGCTGTCGGCTATTTCGAATCGAGACTATGCGCTGGTGCAGGGCTGCATTCTTGCTGTCGGCCTGACCTACGTCGCTATCAATCTACTGACCGATGTGGCCTACACAATCGCTAACCCGCGAATGCGCAGCCAGTAG
- the thrC gene encoding threonine synthase, with product MKVATHHLRCTECGAVITGSAVNSIFRCPDCNGLYDVIYPWSPATGSSEANNHNLPNASALRWLWQERRTSTLPIDQSGVWRFRDLFPIVEDPANIVTLREGNTPLYDLPRCAKAVGLDSLLAKHQGMNPTGSFKDTGMTAALSVAADRKFEWVACASTGNTSAAMAAYAARAGLRSIVFIPEGKIAWGKLSQSMDYGALTIQLKTDFDGCVRILTDLVTRFPIYLLNSVNPYRLEGQKTPAFEILEQLEWQVPDHIVVPGGNLANSSALGKGFMEMHRLGLISRIPKISIIQAEGANPLYRWYMDSNRIMRPVTADTRATAIRIGNPASWRKAANVIDKLGGWCEQVSEQEIALAKAQIGAEGVGCEPASAVTFAGLKKLVALGKVTREERVVLILTGHTLKDSQYTIDYHRGELLTEAENAQISAEDQALHAALRKPPIVLEPDSDVVLHALESHMKLAQPV from the coding sequence ATGAAAGTCGCGACCCATCATCTTAGATGCACAGAATGCGGAGCCGTCATTACCGGCAGCGCCGTCAACAGCATATTTCGCTGCCCGGACTGCAATGGACTCTATGACGTCATCTATCCCTGGTCGCCTGCTACCGGTTCGTCTGAAGCGAACAACCACAATCTGCCGAATGCGAGCGCGCTTCGCTGGCTGTGGCAGGAGCGCCGCACCTCGACCCTGCCTATAGACCAGAGCGGCGTCTGGCGCTTCCGCGACCTCTTTCCTATCGTGGAAGACCCGGCGAACATTGTCACTCTTCGCGAGGGCAATACACCGCTCTACGACCTGCCGCGCTGCGCCAAGGCGGTCGGCCTCGATTCGCTGCTGGCGAAACACCAGGGCATGAACCCTACCGGCTCCTTTAAGGACACCGGCATGACGGCTGCCCTGTCGGTCGCCGCTGACCGCAAATTCGAGTGGGTTGCCTGCGCGTCGACGGGGAATACTTCGGCTGCGATGGCCGCCTATGCCGCACGTGCCGGGCTGCGCAGCATCGTCTTCATCCCCGAGGGAAAGATCGCCTGGGGCAAGCTCTCGCAGTCGATGGACTACGGCGCGCTGACCATTCAACTGAAGACCGATTTCGACGGTTGCGTCCGCATCCTGACCGATCTGGTGACGCGCTTTCCGATCTATCTGCTGAACTCGGTCAACCCCTATCGGCTCGAAGGCCAGAAGACTCCCGCGTTTGAGATCCTCGAACAGCTTGAATGGCAGGTGCCTGACCACATCGTCGTTCCCGGTGGCAATCTGGCCAACTCGTCTGCGCTCGGAAAAGGCTTCATGGAGATGCATCGCCTCGGTCTCATTTCGCGCATTCCGAAGATCAGCATCATTCAGGCGGAGGGTGCCAATCCTCTGTATCGCTGGTATATGGATTCAAACCGCATCATGCGTCCCGTTACCGCCGACACTCGCGCGACCGCGATCCGCATCGGCAACCCGGCCTCGTGGCGCAAGGCAGCCAATGTGATCGATAAGCTTGGCGGCTGGTGCGAGCAGGTCTCCGAGCAGGAGATTGCGCTGGCCAAGGCGCAGATCGGTGCTGAAGGCGTTGGGTGCGAGCCTGCATCCGCTGTTACTTTCGCCGGCCTGAAAAAGCTGGTCGCGCTGGGTAAGGTCACGCGCGAGGAGCGTGTTGTGCTTATTCTGACGGGGCACACCCTCAAAGACTCCCAATACACTATCGACTACCATCGGGGAGAGTTGCTGACCGAGGCTGAAAACGCCCAGATCTCCGCCGAGGACCAGGCACTGCACGCTGCTTTGCGTAAGCCGCCTATTGTTCTTGAACCGGACTCGGACGTCGTGCTGCATGCGCTTGAATCCCACATGAAGCTCGCTCAGCCTGTATGA
- the thrB gene encoding homoserine kinase has product MTPLHLRLPATSANLGPGFDALGLAMALYLTVDATIAESFGIAATGRNADLCGDAENSLIFTTYSSVLAANGKPVTPLHLELNNEIPLGMGCGSSAAALLAGVLLADHFGKLNWTSQQILEEACRREGHPDNVAACYLGGMTASADDGSHVVTATCGQNITWNLYIALPSVSLATEKARALLPPTYSRADAVANVQATALLVAAFALNRGDLLRTAMRDRIHQPYRMEACPLLPRLLPLSETPGVLGVALSGAGPSVLVIAEESAADTLPAIIRQTAGDDDLEIIQTTIAAGTVIQR; this is encoded by the coding sequence ATGACGCCCCTACATCTGCGTTTGCCAGCAACCTCTGCCAACCTTGGCCCGGGCTTCGACGCTCTGGGGCTCGCGATGGCGCTCTACCTCACGGTTGATGCGACGATTGCGGAGTCCTTCGGGATCGCGGCCACGGGTCGCAATGCCGACCTTTGTGGGGATGCCGAAAATAGCCTCATCTTTACGACTTACAGCAGCGTGCTTGCAGCAAATGGCAAGCCGGTTACGCCTCTGCATCTCGAACTGAATAATGAGATTCCTCTCGGGATGGGCTGCGGTTCCAGTGCGGCGGCGCTGCTCGCCGGTGTTTTGCTCGCCGATCATTTCGGGAAACTGAATTGGACCAGCCAGCAGATTCTGGAAGAAGCCTGTCGCCGTGAGGGCCACCCCGACAACGTCGCTGCCTGCTATCTGGGCGGAATGACGGCGTCTGCTGATGATGGAAGCCACGTGGTAACAGCAACCTGCGGACAAAATATCACCTGGAACTTGTATATTGCACTGCCGTCGGTGAGCCTCGCTACGGAGAAGGCGCGGGCGCTTTTGCCGCCCACGTACTCTCGTGCCGACGCGGTCGCCAATGTTCAGGCTACAGCGCTGCTTGTGGCTGCGTTTGCGCTCAATCGCGGCGATCTGCTGCGGACTGCGATGCGGGATCGAATTCATCAGCCGTATCGCATGGAGGCGTGTCCTCTTCTGCCCCGGCTTCTGCCTTTGAGCGAGACACCCGGCGTCCTCGGGGTGGCGCTTAGCGGCGCGGGGCCCTCGGTTCTTGTGATTGCTGAGGAGTCCGCCGCTGACACGCTGCCGGCGATCATTCGTCAAACTGCGGGGGATGACGATCTCGAGATTATCCAAACCACGATCGCTGCCGGAACTGTCATTCAGAGGTAG
- the modB gene encoding molybdate ABC transporter permease subunit encodes MDFEALWLTLRLAASTTAILLVVALPLAWWIASGKGAGRAVVQALVALPLVLPPTVLGFYLLVMLGPLTTPGRILARIFGHSLAFSFSGLLVGSVLYSLPFAVQPLVAGFGVVDRGYTEASAGLGASPWRTFWSVVMPLTRGSLLTSAVLAFTHTVGEFGVVLMLGGNIPGATQTLSISLYDQVQDFNYSGANRTALVLVVVSLVALIVIYSRRESGLGRGELV; translated from the coding sequence ATGGATTTTGAGGCGCTTTGGTTGACCCTGCGGCTGGCTGCAAGCACAACAGCAATTCTGCTGGTAGTTGCGCTGCCGCTGGCATGGTGGATCGCCTCAGGCAAAGGCGCAGGACGAGCGGTAGTACAGGCACTCGTAGCCCTGCCTCTGGTCCTGCCGCCAACGGTGCTGGGATTCTACCTGCTAGTCATGCTCGGCCCGCTCACCACTCCGGGCCGTATCCTCGCCCGAATCTTCGGGCACTCCCTCGCCTTCAGCTTTTCCGGATTGCTGGTCGGATCGGTCCTCTACAGCCTGCCCTTTGCCGTACAGCCGCTGGTGGCAGGGTTCGGCGTCGTCGATCGCGGCTACACCGAAGCATCGGCCGGGCTGGGAGCGTCGCCGTGGCGAACCTTCTGGAGCGTGGTCATGCCCCTGACACGCGGTTCCCTGCTGACCAGCGCTGTGCTTGCCTTCACCCACACCGTCGGCGAGTTCGGCGTCGTGCTGATGCTCGGCGGCAACATTCCCGGAGCCACGCAGACCCTCTCCATCTCGCTCTACGACCAAGTGCAGGACTTCAACTACAGTGGTGCCAATCGAACCGCATTGGTGCTTGTAGTGGTCTCTCTAGTGGCGCTGATCGTGATCTACTCGCGCCGCGAAAGCGGGCTGGGGCGAGGCGAACTTGTCTGA
- the trxA gene encoding thioredoxin, with protein sequence MAGQFVTNINDASFEKEVLQSDQPVLVDFWAAWCGPCRALAPIVDEVANTYQGKLKVMKMDVDANTATPARYGIRGIPALLIFKGGQVAEQIVGYVPKDTIDKSVLKVLA encoded by the coding sequence ATGGCAGGACAGTTCGTAACGAACATCAACGACGCATCCTTTGAAAAAGAGGTCCTTCAGTCGGACCAACCCGTGCTTGTAGATTTTTGGGCTGCATGGTGTGGCCCGTGCCGCGCGCTTGCGCCGATCGTCGACGAGGTGGCCAACACGTATCAGGGCAAGCTCAAGGTCATGAAGATGGACGTTGACGCCAACACGGCAACACCTGCGCGCTACGGCATCCGCGGCATTCCCGCGCTTCTTATCTTCAAAGGCGGCCAGGTGGCCGAACAGATCGTCGGCTATGTACCCAAGGACACGATCGACAAGTCGGTACTCAAGGTCCTCGCATAA
- a CDS encoding ATP-binding cassette domain-containing protein gives MQHRQGALAFDAAFNLTEPWTVLFGPSGSGKTTILRAIAGLMRPAAGRIVLHGATTTTLFDTAAGISLPAYRRGVRLAAQVAALFPNMTVRQNIAYGVPAASAEIVDEALQRFRLTGLADSMPWKLSGGERQRVAVARAATSAITVSTGSLLLLDEPFAGLHLPLRDELLDDLRSWLAAKKTPVLSVTHDVGEAFQLAAEVIKFSDGSVLEQGPVETVLAEERTRLLDQLSRLQQRQ, from the coding sequence ATGCAACATCGTCAGGGAGCACTCGCCTTCGATGCCGCCTTCAACCTGACCGAGCCATGGACAGTTTTATTCGGCCCGTCAGGCAGCGGCAAGACAACGATCCTCCGGGCAATTGCAGGATTGATGCGCCCGGCAGCAGGAAGAATCGTCCTGCACGGCGCTACAACGACAACCTTGTTCGATACCGCCGCTGGAATCTCCCTGCCCGCCTATCGGCGCGGTGTCCGGCTTGCGGCACAGGTAGCTGCACTGTTTCCCAACATGACGGTGCGGCAAAACATAGCCTACGGCGTCCCGGCAGCCTCGGCTGAAATCGTCGACGAAGCTTTACAGCGGTTTCGCCTGACCGGGCTCGCCGACTCCATGCCATGGAAGTTGTCCGGAGGAGAGCGTCAGCGTGTCGCCGTCGCCCGCGCCGCAACCTCTGCAATTACCGTCAGCACCGGCAGCCTCCTTCTGCTCGACGAGCCCTTCGCCGGTCTGCATCTTCCCCTGCGCGACGAACTGCTCGACGATCTGCGAAGCTGGCTCGCCGCAAAAAAGACCCCCGTGCTCTCCGTCACCCACGATGTCGGCGAAGCATTCCAACTGGCCGCCGAGGTCATCAAATTTTCCGACGGCAGCGTCCTCGAACAGGGACCGGTCGAAACCGTACTCGCCGAAGAGCGAACCCGCCTGCTCGATCAACTCTCCCGCCTCCAGCAAAGGCAGTAA
- the modA gene encoding molybdate ABC transporter substrate-binding protein gives MRSVLLCLVLVSGFFGAGTAWGQKELHVAAAADLQPVMPVLAAAYEHATGIKLIVSYGSSATLTTQILNGAPMDLFLAADFVFPEKVVAAGLSDMKEPTAYAKGTLVLWARKDSPLQPLSMEKLTDPRVTRIAIANAEHAPYGRAAVAALHKLNLYDKVSPHLVVAENIAQTAQFVESGNAQLGLISLTTADTAHFKEIGTYVLVPTVYPELRQCAVVIAKSKHRADAHAFLDWLLTPTVQTNLSKLGLAAVR, from the coding sequence ATGAGATCTGTTCTTCTTTGCCTTGTATTGGTAAGCGGGTTCTTTGGTGCAGGTACAGCGTGGGGACAAAAGGAACTACATGTAGCAGCGGCAGCGGATCTGCAGCCGGTCATGCCCGTCCTGGCCGCGGCTTATGAACATGCAACCGGAATAAAACTGATCGTCAGCTACGGATCTTCCGCCACGCTGACGACGCAGATTTTGAACGGCGCCCCCATGGACCTCTTCCTGGCAGCGGATTTCGTGTTTCCCGAAAAGGTAGTAGCCGCCGGACTTTCGGACATGAAAGAGCCAACCGCCTACGCGAAAGGAACACTGGTTCTCTGGGCGCGCAAGGACTCTCCTTTGCAACCACTCAGCATGGAGAAGCTGACCGACCCGCGAGTAACTCGGATTGCCATTGCAAACGCTGAGCACGCCCCTTATGGCCGGGCGGCGGTGGCAGCACTCCATAAGCTTAACCTCTACGACAAGGTGTCTCCGCATCTGGTGGTTGCGGAGAATATCGCACAGACCGCGCAGTTCGTGGAGTCGGGCAACGCCCAACTCGGCCTGATCTCCTTGACGACGGCAGATACAGCACACTTCAAAGAGATAGGCACTTATGTGCTGGTGCCCACGGTCTACCCCGAACTGCGCCAATGCGCCGTAGTCATAGCGAAGTCCAAACACCGCGCTGACGCCCATGCCTTTCTCGACTGGCTGCTGACGCCCACCGTGCAGACAAATCTGAGCAAGCTGGGTCTGGCGGCAGTGCGATAG
- a CDS encoding UDP-N-acetylmuramate dehydrogenase, which yields METLPIRVQEQVLLAPFTTFRIGGPARYFCEVASEAELVEAVQFAGRNSLKIFVLGGGSNLLVSDDGFDGLVIHIAIDDPIESVGDGQFVNYTATAGTDWNAFVLHICEQGISGVECLAGIPGSVGGTPVQNVGAYGQEVASTITGVRAFDVETGVFVTLAHDQCGFAYRHSIFNTSQRGRYIVTAVTFRFDLNARPNLAYADLQRHFADWDATRPAPTPLDVYHAVRAIRHGKGMLIVEGEADCRSAGSFFKNPVVAPSVLTRIAANLQLPAGEIPHWPAAGGQVKLPAAWLLEKAGFIKGFTLGHAGISSRHTLALINRGHATATDMVALRDRISSEVLSRFEIRLEQEPVQP from the coding sequence GAGCAGGTTTTACTGGCTCCGTTTACTACCTTTCGCATCGGCGGCCCTGCACGCTATTTTTGCGAGGTGGCCAGTGAAGCCGAGCTTGTTGAGGCGGTTCAATTCGCGGGCCGGAACAGCCTGAAAATCTTCGTTCTCGGCGGCGGCAGCAATCTGCTCGTCAGTGATGACGGCTTCGATGGCCTCGTCATCCACATTGCCATCGATGACCCTATCGAGTCCGTCGGCGACGGACAATTCGTCAACTACACCGCCACGGCTGGAACCGATTGGAACGCCTTTGTGCTGCACATTTGCGAGCAGGGAATCAGCGGCGTTGAATGCCTGGCTGGAATTCCCGGCTCGGTCGGCGGCACGCCTGTGCAGAACGTCGGCGCTTATGGGCAGGAGGTAGCCAGCACAATTACCGGTGTTCGGGCCTTCGACGTGGAAACCGGTGTCTTTGTCACGCTTGCGCATGACCAGTGCGGCTTTGCCTATCGCCACAGCATCTTCAATACCAGCCAGCGAGGCCGTTATATTGTCACCGCGGTCACGTTTCGGTTTGACCTGAATGCTCGGCCAAACCTTGCCTACGCCGATCTGCAACGCCACTTCGCCGATTGGGACGCAACGAGGCCCGCGCCGACGCCGCTTGACGTTTATCACGCTGTCCGCGCCATTCGTCATGGCAAGGGAATGCTGATCGTCGAAGGAGAGGCGGACTGTCGCAGCGCGGGCTCCTTTTTCAAGAATCCTGTCGTTGCGCCTTCTGTGCTTACCCGGATTGCTGCCAATCTCCAGCTGCCCGCAGGGGAGATTCCTCACTGGCCAGCCGCTGGGGGGCAGGTCAAACTTCCGGCTGCGTGGCTGCTTGAAAAGGCCGGGTTCATCAAGGGCTTCACTCTCGGCCATGCTGGTATCTCGTCGCGGCATACGCTGGCGCTTATTAATCGAGGTCACGCTACGGCTACCGATATGGTGGCGCTACGAGACAGGATTTCGAGCGAGGTTTTGTCCCGATTTGAAATCCGGTTGGAGCAGGAGCCTGTTCAGCCGTAG
- a CDS encoding hemolysin family protein, with protein sequence MLEWMLFRTIMVAFFILANSFFVAAEFALVSVRETRIQQLIALGRPGARTVLQLKHNIDEFLPAVQFGVTLAALALGWIGEPAVAEMILQLVHHWLHLMPTYAVVYAHTLAVIISFGLITYFEVLLGELVPKSLALQRAERIALAVAGPMDVFIRITRPAVNLMNNSAALVLKLFRAPLHGEGAVHSPEEIKLIATATRRMGLLPVFQEEIIHRAIELNHVTVREIMTPRGKIFSLPADLLVEMASGRIVEEQHSRIPVYDPAKGPENIIGIVYSKDISRLMHFRGVALSLGGKGGSGLTLRQVMHELMVVPETKLAVELLQEFQERRRQMAIVVDEFGSTVGIVTAEDALEQIVGELDDEFDIAPRSPLLSSTGAMSLDGSTTLRDLGTQLHWEFPREAGVETLAGFMLAHLGHIPTVGESIEHAGRRYSVAEMNGRRISRVTVQILTPAKALEPKGREAKV encoded by the coding sequence ATGCTTGAATGGATGCTCTTCCGCACGATCATGGTGGCCTTCTTCATCCTGGCCAACAGCTTCTTCGTCGCTGCTGAGTTTGCCCTTGTCAGCGTACGTGAGACGCGCATTCAGCAACTTATCGCGCTTGGCCGTCCCGGGGCGCGTACTGTGCTCCAACTCAAGCACAATATCGACGAGTTTCTTCCTGCCGTGCAGTTCGGTGTTACGCTGGCCGCACTTGCCCTTGGCTGGATCGGTGAACCCGCCGTTGCGGAGATGATCCTCCAGCTTGTACATCACTGGCTGCACCTGATGCCAACGTACGCCGTCGTCTACGCTCATACGCTCGCTGTCATCATCTCTTTTGGGCTGATTACTTATTTTGAAGTTCTGCTGGGTGAACTGGTGCCCAAGTCACTCGCATTGCAGCGAGCGGAGCGCATCGCACTCGCCGTTGCCGGACCGATGGACGTGTTTATCCGCATCACGCGGCCTGCGGTCAACCTTATGAATAACTCGGCAGCGCTTGTGCTCAAGCTTTTTCGCGCACCGCTCCACGGCGAAGGCGCTGTCCACTCGCCGGAAGAGATCAAGCTGATTGCCACCGCCACGCGCCGCATGGGTCTTCTGCCTGTCTTTCAGGAGGAGATCATCCATCGCGCCATCGAGCTGAACCATGTGACGGTTCGCGAGATCATGACACCGCGCGGTAAGATTTTTTCGCTACCCGCCGACCTTCTTGTCGAGATGGCGAGCGGCCGCATCGTCGAAGAGCAGCACTCCCGCATCCCCGTGTATGACCCGGCCAAGGGGCCTGAGAATATCATCGGCATCGTTTATTCCAAGGACATCTCGCGACTCATGCACTTTCGTGGCGTGGCGCTTAGCCTCGGCGGCAAAGGCGGATCAGGGCTTACGCTGCGTCAGGTCATGCATGAGCTCATGGTGGTTCCGGAGACCAAGCTGGCGGTTGAGCTGCTGCAGGAGTTTCAGGAACGCCGCCGTCAGATGGCCATCGTCGTCGATGAGTTTGGATCGACCGTCGGAATTGTGACCGCCGAAGATGCGCTGGAACAGATCGTGGGTGAGCTCGACGACGAGTTTGACATCGCTCCGCGCAGCCCGCTGCTCAGCTCCACGGGAGCGATGTCGCTCGACGGCAGCACCACCCTCCGCGACCTTGGCACCCAGCTCCACTGGGAGTTTCCGCGCGAGGCCGGAGTGGAGACGCTTGCAGGCTTTATGCTGGCGCACCTCGGTCACATTCCCACCGTGGGCGAGAGCATTGAGCACGCCGGTCGCCGCTACTCCGTCGCCGAGATGAACGGCCGCCGCATCAGCCGCGTCACGGTCCAGATACTCACCCCGGCAAAAGCGCTGGAGCCGAAGGGTAGGGAAGCAAAGGTATGA
- a CDS encoding metallophosphoesterase family protein — protein MLVGVISDTHGLLRPEAVTALAGVEHILHAGDVGDARILDALRGIAPVTAIRGNIDHGGKCAELPATDVVELQGRLFYLVHSVTDLDINPVVAGVAAVVSGHSHKPSVEVRDGVMYLNPGSAGPRRFNLPVTVALMTVGESGVDARIVELL, from the coding sequence ATGCTGGTCGGGGTAATTTCAGACACCCATGGACTATTGCGGCCTGAGGCCGTCACTGCGTTGGCCGGGGTGGAACATATTCTTCATGCCGGAGATGTCGGCGATGCGCGCATTCTGGACGCGTTGCGAGGGATCGCCCCGGTAACAGCGATTCGGGGCAACATCGATCACGGGGGCAAGTGCGCGGAGCTTCCCGCTACCGACGTAGTGGAGCTTCAAGGACGGCTGTTTTACCTGGTCCACTCGGTCACGGATTTAGATATCAATCCCGTTGTGGCTGGAGTGGCTGCGGTCGTCAGTGGCCACTCGCATAAGCCTTCGGTCGAAGTGCGGGATGGCGTGATGTATCTGAATCCCGGAAGCGCTGGTCCACGCCGATTCAATCTTCCGGTAACGGTAGCATTGATGACTGTGGGTGAGAGTGGCGTTGACGCCCGCATTGTGGAGTTGCTTTAG